The following proteins are co-located in the Pseudomonas antarctica genome:
- a CDS encoding type III effector HrpK domain-containing protein: protein MTAIPSGLDPAESKGTDGPQKKFETALFTAVNQPAFDPSKIRGPSIPLPYQNVQAPANNSITYTPLGSDKPVTLKQSDNPRLYQTLVDQYDAQQSDANLEKNLAASKAAGYIEADASTVAPGLGNYKAIGSTTELGPGLIRYETTSGDRIVVSQKETPGLFAQVSGDSAKLFAINASQAEGYRLASPNETLDPAANVGPPEEVGPGLIRYNTASGDKVIVSQDITPALYDQMAKLYAGTTGAAGAADTSWIDNSSFGVSGARDWDTLTGNTSGTPTKEELDLNRPRAAAQLLSQNWDAWGLHGAPIDFANPPTTLPPEAQAVLKYVASSPNLMAALDSGGRGKADNVITHADVDHFISNTKSDIGAASKAYGTFMGSHPGDLAKANAKSAAIVMANESLVASSGTAMRPGDQQRSNDGMIRPDNLEALGSDSALSNELTGAAAMWSKPGMFHALETGGDNPATGKSDAVGTRDNIGAWLEKQAPKTDSDTLTFLDSAATRDAVAGVDTSKLTADILANPQNYTGAQKAAVLVQLSDAQTRLLVSDYVPNAGLMDKYTSPHYGLNPNEDKIKAQLQSGIETLSADPDVQAFLQNNRGPALSDIVGSDPTLKVAMQNYFADGIESGKNLNDNLNAKDQNGKQIDMGMGLQNAANDATIANLALGGNGHVDLTKVAANAGQSDAIQSYYKNELVTGKAFTDAVAAGMDPTVAASSFAASTASAQAFLGDKATADEAATLQVNFNENLSDALLGGATTDTLNVTLGDGNGNFDEAKVTAAINDAQQKDPQMFVTSDGGKIDPAQVVSMLRSVWDIGRQGNKIADALPKAIEGMKFGDVSPAFKQGLLHIGSAVLMSGVLMARSASGSTTPVADANRVSAGLQFAGLLLEGGTKYAKEAGYGITWVNRPDGGTLGDFPGKVPVGKGPLSPQQIANIGAAGKIIGSAGGIIGGVIGIIGGVDSLKKGDYLTGSFSVATGVLGTGAAVAGLVEAGAGLYGATEIGAVAGTLSGILGGATAILGGIGSAFLPFALADAHGKAQDAFYGQLAPVLQQYGLTGGPTMEGDYPADPIPAINT from the coding sequence ATGACTGCGATTCCGAGTGGCCTTGATCCGGCCGAAAGCAAGGGCACGGACGGCCCCCAGAAAAAATTCGAAACCGCGCTGTTCACGGCCGTCAACCAACCTGCCTTCGACCCCTCCAAAATCCGTGGCCCGTCGATTCCCCTGCCCTATCAGAATGTGCAGGCACCGGCGAACAACAGCATCACCTACACACCGCTGGGCAGCGACAAGCCGGTCACCCTCAAGCAAAGTGATAACCCGCGTCTCTACCAGACGCTGGTTGACCAGTACGACGCCCAGCAGAGCGATGCGAACCTGGAAAAGAACCTCGCCGCGAGCAAAGCGGCCGGCTACATCGAGGCCGACGCCAGCACCGTGGCGCCAGGCCTGGGCAACTACAAGGCGATCGGCAGCACGACGGAACTGGGCCCCGGGCTGATCCGCTACGAAACCACTTCCGGCGACAGGATTGTGGTCAGCCAGAAAGAAACCCCGGGGCTGTTCGCCCAGGTCAGCGGCGACTCGGCCAAGCTGTTTGCAATCAATGCCAGCCAGGCTGAAGGCTACCGTTTGGCCAGCCCCAACGAGACCCTGGACCCGGCCGCCAACGTCGGCCCTCCCGAAGAAGTCGGGCCCGGCCTGATTCGCTATAACACCGCCTCCGGCGACAAGGTGATCGTGTCCCAGGACATTACTCCCGCGCTCTATGACCAAATGGCCAAGTTGTACGCCGGGACCACCGGCGCGGCGGGTGCTGCAGACACCTCGTGGATCGACAACTCGTCGTTCGGTGTGTCCGGCGCCAGGGACTGGGACACCCTCACCGGCAACACCAGCGGCACGCCCACCAAAGAAGAACTGGACCTGAACCGCCCCCGCGCCGCCGCGCAATTGCTCTCGCAGAATTGGGACGCGTGGGGCCTGCACGGTGCGCCCATCGACTTCGCCAACCCGCCCACCACCTTGCCACCCGAAGCCCAGGCAGTACTCAAGTACGTAGCCAGCAGCCCAAACCTGATGGCGGCGCTGGACAGCGGCGGTCGCGGTAAAGCCGACAATGTCATCACCCACGCCGACGTCGACCACTTCATCAGCAACACCAAGAGCGACATCGGTGCAGCATCGAAAGCCTATGGCACATTCATGGGCAGCCATCCAGGCGACCTGGCCAAAGCCAACGCCAAGTCCGCCGCCATCGTGATGGCTAACGAAAGCCTGGTGGCCAGCTCCGGCACCGCCATGCGCCCGGGCGATCAACAGCGCAGCAACGACGGCATGATTCGCCCCGACAACCTCGAGGCACTGGGCAGCGATTCGGCCCTGAGCAACGAGCTGACGGGTGCCGCCGCCATGTGGTCGAAACCCGGCATGTTCCACGCCCTCGAAACCGGCGGCGACAACCCGGCCACCGGCAAATCAGACGCCGTTGGCACCCGCGACAATATCGGTGCCTGGCTGGAAAAACAGGCGCCGAAAACCGACAGCGACACCCTGACCTTCCTTGACAGCGCCGCCACCCGCGATGCCGTCGCCGGTGTGGACACCTCCAAGCTGACCGCCGACATCCTGGCCAACCCGCAAAACTACACGGGCGCACAGAAAGCCGCGGTGCTGGTGCAACTGAGCGATGCGCAGACGCGCCTGTTGGTCAGCGACTATGTGCCCAACGCAGGCTTGATGGACAAGTACACCTCGCCTCACTACGGCCTGAACCCCAACGAAGACAAGATCAAGGCGCAGCTGCAAAGCGGCATTGAGACCCTGTCGGCGGACCCGGACGTCCAGGCGTTCCTGCAGAACAACCGTGGCCCTGCGCTGAGCGATATCGTCGGCAGCGATCCGACCCTGAAAGTCGCCATGCAAAATTACTTTGCCGATGGCATTGAGTCAGGCAAGAACCTCAACGATAACCTCAACGCCAAGGACCAGAACGGCAAGCAGATCGACATGGGCATGGGCCTGCAAAACGCTGCCAACGACGCGACCATCGCCAACCTGGCGCTGGGCGGCAATGGCCATGTCGACTTGACCAAAGTCGCCGCCAACGCCGGGCAGAGCGACGCGATCCAAAGCTACTACAAGAACGAACTGGTGACCGGCAAAGCCTTCACCGACGCCGTGGCCGCCGGCATGGACCCGACCGTCGCAGCCAGCAGTTTCGCCGCAAGCACCGCGTCGGCCCAGGCGTTCCTCGGTGACAAGGCGACGGCGGATGAGGCGGCGACCTTGCAGGTCAACTTCAACGAAAACCTCAGCGATGCGCTGCTCGGTGGCGCCACCACCGATACGCTTAACGTCACGCTCGGCGATGGCAACGGCAACTTTGACGAAGCCAAAGTCACCGCCGCGATCAACGATGCTCAGCAAAAAGATCCGCAGATGTTCGTGACCTCCGACGGCGGCAAGATTGACCCGGCGCAAGTGGTCTCGATGCTGCGTTCGGTATGGGACATCGGCCGCCAGGGCAACAAGATCGCCGACGCCTTGCCGAAAGCCATCGAAGGCATGAAGTTCGGCGATGTCAGCCCGGCATTCAAACAGGGCCTGCTGCACATCGGCAGTGCAGTGTTGATGAGCGGCGTGCTGATGGCGCGTTCGGCCAGCGGCAGCACCACCCCGGTGGCGGATGCCAACCGCGTGTCGGCCGGCTTGCAATTTGCCGGGCTGTTGCTCGAAGGCGGTACCAAATACGCCAAGGAAGCCGGCTATGGCATCACGTGGGTCAACCGCCCGGACGGCGGCACCCTCGGCGATTTCCCCGGCAAGGTGCCGGTGGGCAAGGGCCCGCTGTCACCGCAGCAGATCGCCAATATCGGCGCGGCGGGCAAGATCATCGGGTCGGCGGGCGGCATCATCGGCGGCGTAATCGGGATTATCGGCGGTGTCGACTCGCTGAAAAAAGGTGATTACCTCACCGGCAGTTTTTCGGTCGCCACCGGTGTACTCGGCACGGGCGCAGCCGTGGCGGGCCTGGTGGAAGCCGGTGCCGGTTTGTATGGCGCCACGGAAATCGGCGCGGTGGCGGGCACCCTCAGCGGCATTCTCGGCGGCGCCACGGCGATTCTCGGCGGTATCGGCAGTGCGTTTTTGCCGTTCGCGCTGGCCGATGCCCACGGCAAGGCGCAAGACGCATTTTACGGGCAGCTGGCACCGGTGCTGCAGCAATACGGCTTGACCGGCGGCCCGACCATGGAGGGCGATTACCCGGCAGACCCGATCCCTGCCATCAACACCTGA
- a CDS encoding winged helix-turn-helix domain-containing protein, protein MTYSTRSHLTDDASFEIHFGPFQLLPQRHLLLKHGQPVALGSRALTLLIALASRPGELLEKNRLLGIAWPKTVVEECNLRTQIKTLRRALGDDESVYIATAPGQGYRFVAPTWVQRAHVDVAKEPVVLGVYGCRHCRGAGMMPQFAQISLQNS, encoded by the coding sequence ATGACGTATTCGACTCGCAGCCACCTCACCGATGACGCCTCGTTCGAGATCCACTTCGGCCCGTTCCAACTGCTGCCCCAACGTCATCTGCTGCTCAAGCACGGGCAACCCGTGGCGCTGGGCAGCCGCGCCCTGACCCTGCTGATCGCCCTCGCCTCACGGCCTGGGGAACTGCTGGAAAAAAACCGATTGCTCGGTATCGCCTGGCCGAAAACGGTGGTGGAGGAATGCAACCTGCGCACACAGATCAAGACCCTGCGCCGCGCACTCGGCGACGACGAGTCTGTCTACATCGCCACGGCGCCCGGCCAGGGTTACCGCTTTGTCGCCCCCACCTGGGTCCAACGTGCGCACGTCGACGTGGCGAAGGAGCCCGTCGTACTTGGAGTCTATGGCTGCCGACACTGCCGAGGTGCCGGGATGATGCCGCAGTTTGCTCAGATAAGCCTGCAAAACAGCTGA